In Nodosilinea sp. PGN35, the genomic stretch AGAGTTTCATCATGGCTTTGGAGTGACTCATTTCGGCAAGTTGGAACGAGAAGATGGAGAAGACTTCAACTTAGAAGATTTTCTTTCTATACTTGAAGCCTTGAATTGGTATAGTTCTTTCGCTATTGGCCAATGGACGGGATTTTGTCTGCCCGTTGGCTTCAGCAATTCTGGCGAAAAAATCTGGCAGTCATGGAGTCTTAGTAAGTTAGGGCCTTTTACCCGTCAGTCCTCATGGCTAGGATGGGGCAGTCGTCGAAATATTTTTGAGGAGTCTTTTTCAGGCTTTTTAGAGCTTTGGCATGATGAAAACTGGCAAGAGATTGTCAAGCTGGCAATTCATTGGTATATCGAAGCGAATTCTCAACGTGGCTCAATCGAGGGTTCAATCATTCTTTCTCAAACTGCTTTAGAACTGCTCGCTTCTGCAATTCTAGTGGAAAATAGTGATTTAATTAGCGCAGAGGAGTTTGATAAGTCACCCGCTTTCGAGAAGATCCGAGGAGTTCTATCATGGGCCCAAATTCCTGCCGAAGTACCGAGCGATCTACCTTTACTACAGGAGAAATGGGTGGATGGAGCAAAAGCAATAACGGAAATTCGAAATAAGTTAACTCATCCAAAGAAGAAGAATAGGAAAAAATTTCTTTTGCTTTCTCGCGACATAAAGATTAATGCGTGGAAACTCAGTCTTTTGTATTTGGAACTTGTTTTGCTAAAGCTATTTAAACATCAAGGAAGATACGCCAATAGGATTAGGCGTAAGTTTGTTGGCGATACTGAACAAGTGCCTTGGATTAGGGATGATTGAAGTTTGTTGAACTCTATGGAATTAATATCTTAAAGCCGATGTCAATCTTTGAGTTATACTCAATCCTTCATGGGTTCTGTCAAAGTCTAGAATAGCTAATCGAAGATGATCATTACATCTATAGCATCTCCCAAACTCAGAGATCGAACCACGGCCCGCGATTGTTAGCAAAACCTAAAGATTAAACAGGAGTGAAACCATGCTGGGCTTCGATCGCATCACCTTCGACCCCAAAATCATGGCAGGGCAAGCCTGCATTCGCGGTATGCGCGTACCTGTCTCATTAATTTTAAATCTGGTGGCTAATGGTCAAACACCAGAAGCAATTATCGAAGACTATCCCTACCTAGAGCCTGAAGACATTCAGCAATCACTACAGTATGCTGGGCCACAAGAAGGTTTGCAGCAAGCTTTCGACAGTCAAACCATTCCCCTTCGCCAATGTGGGATGGCATCGATGCAAAATGGCGTAGCTTACCGGAGAGAGTTTCCCGACATGCTTCGAATGCGATACCTCGATTGTTGTAAAGATAACTGCTAACGGAGGCTAAGCCATGCAGCAGGTAGATATTTCAGTTGCTCAAACCCAGATCACAGAGCTTTTGCAATCGGCTCTACGAGGGGAAGAAATTATCATCACCCGTGACAATCACCCCATTCTGAAGTTAATTCAAGTTTCATCTCAACCTAAACGACGCCAGCGAGGCAGTGCCAAAGGCCAGATTTGGATGGCGGCTGACTTCGATGAACCCCTGGAAGACTTTAAGGAGTACACAGAATGAGAATACTCCTGGATACTCATACCTTTCTTTGGTTCGTCAACGACAGCCCCGAACTTAGCACTAACGCGGCTGAGCTGCTGGAGTCAGACGTTGATCTACTGCTCAGCACTGCCAGCCTGTGGGAGATTGCCATAAAGGTCAACTTAAAAAAGTTGTCTTTGCCGGATGATTATGAGCGGTTTATTCCCCAGCAAATTGCGCTCAACGATATTGAAGTGTTGCCCATAGCCATCAATCACTTAAATGTTGTAGCTAAACTGCCTTTGCATCATCGCGATCCGTTTGATCGGTTGCTGATTGCCCAAGCTATGCAAGAGGGAATCCAGGTTGTTAGCGCCGATACAAAGTTTGATGCCTATAGCGTGGAACGCAAATGGTAACCGCTTCTCAACAGGTATCGATTTTGACTTGATTTGAACGTCTGAATGCGGTACTTTACTGAGCTAAGGCTGTCTGCGTGCAGTCTGAGCTTCCCAAAAATTTGGTCTAACGCCACTGGAAGGTGCTACCAACACCAACCAGCGGCTAACCCCGTCGACTGCGTACACAGTCTCGGAGGCTAAGGTTGATTTTACCTGGCCGCCCTGAACTGCACATGTCTGGGGCGGCCAAATTTTTGGGTTTCTTCCCCGTCGTTTCGTTGGAAAGGAACCCGATTATGTTGTGTTTTACCCGTCAAGATCCCTGGGTTCTTCAAGAACCTAGGGATCTAAATCCCCAGCGCCTTACAAATCCTAGTGCCCAGCCGGGGCGCGAGCCGTTGCGCCATCTGGTGATTGGCTCACCGGAGGGCGTGCGAGGGGCGATTAACTACCTGCATCTGCTCCAGTATGCCGAGCAGCGGGAGTGGAGTCGGTTGGTGACAATCCCGCCGTCCGGGATTTTGATTACCCCAGAGCAGGGGGAAGTGTTTAGCTACCTACTCCGGCACAGGCAGTTAACTTAAGGCGATCTAAGGGGTTAAGGGGTCAGGTGCCTTCTACAACCATGACAGTTATCTGTCGCAGCACCAAAGGTACCTGACCCTGATGCAAAAACATCGAATGTAGAACCCAACAGAGACAGCTCCGCCCCCTGCTACTTTTCACAAAAATGGGCGATCGCATCGACTGCCGGATTTAAGCGTCGCCAGGTTTACTCAACAGGGGTAAAGATGGGGAACCTATGCGATCGCCCTAATCCGTAAACTTCAGCCGGTGGCGAAAGTTGGCCACCGACTCCACCATGCCCAGGGCAATAAAATTTGTCAGCAGCGCCGATCGCCCGTAGCTCAGCCAGGGCAGCGGAATGCCGGTGATCGGTGCCAAACCCATGGTCATGCCAATGTTGATCACCACCTGAAACATAATCATCGCCAGCACCCCAATCACCAGCAGGGAGCCAAAATCGTCCTTAGCGTTTTGGGCAATAATCACCAGCCGAAAGCAGATCAGCCAGTAGACGGCAATCACCACCATCGACCCCACAAAGCCCCACTCTTCGCCAATGGCCGAAAAGATAAAGTCAGTGTGCTGCTCAGGAATAAAGCTCAGCTGGGTTTGGGTGCCCTGGCCCAGCCCCTGGCCCCAGAGCTTGCCCGCCCCAATGGCAATGCGCGACTGAATTAAGTGATAGCCCCCTCCCAGCGGGTCTTTGTCGGGGTCAAGGAAGAGAATGAGGCGATCCTTTTGGTAGTCTTCTAGCAGGCTCCACATCACATCGCCCAGCTTACCCGACACCAGATTGACCGCCGTCGCCAGCACGGTACAAAACCATCGCCAGGGCAGGGTAAACCAGGCGATCAGCCCCATGGCAATGCTCCACACCAGCCAGCCCGGCAGCAGCAGGTGAAACAAAATTGCTGCCACCAGCGGCGACACAAACAACACCAGCCAGCCGGGGTTGCAGTTGGCCCAGTAGAGCATCGCCAGGGTAATCACGCCAAACACCAGCGACGTGCCCAGGTCGGGCTGAATAAACACCAGCACCCAGGGCACAACGGTCACCCCCACCGCCGTGAGCACCCCCCACAGGGTAGAGGCATCGCGGCGGCTGAGCATGGCCGCCAGCGTGACGATCATGCCGATCTTGGCAAACTCCGAGGGCTGCACGTGAAAGCCGCCAATGCTAATCCACCGCTGGGCACCCAGCCCTACGGTGCCAATAAAAATCACCGCCAGCAGCAGCAAGTTGATCACGGCGTAGATAATCCACTGCCAGTTGAGCAGGTTTTCGTAGCGGGTGCGGGCAATCCACAGGGCCAGCACCAGGCCAATGGCACCCAGAATGGCGTGGTTGAGCCCGTAGGCCACGGTGTCGGTATTTTGCTGAGTGCTGTAAATGACAACGGCCCCAAAGATAGTCAGCGCCACGGGCAGCCCAAACAGCACCCAGTCAACGCCCTGCCAGCCCACCGCCAGCGATCGCCACTGCTTTTGCGCGTCGGTTAAAAACATCGCCGTTGCCTACCAGTTCACTCGATTGATTATGACAAGAACAAGCGTTAGACGGTGCAGGGTTCAAGGTGCAGCAGACAGCCTTAAACCCTACACCCTATACCTCAAACCCCATATCCCGATCTAGGACGCCAGCGCCGCCACCGAGACCCTGGCCGCCACCTGCTGGGCCATAGCCCGCAGCGCCTTAGCGCTTTCTGAGTCAGGGTGCTGCACCACCATCGGTATGCCCGCATCGCCACCCTCGCGCACCGCCATTTCCAGGGGAATGCAGCCCAGCACCGGCAGGCCCAGCTCGCTCGACAGCAGCTCGCCGCCGCCGGAGCCAAAAATGTCGTAGCGCTTCTCGGGCGCGTCGGGGGGAATAAACACGCTCATATTCTCAACAATGCCCAGCACCGGCACTTGCAGCTGCTGAAACATCTTCAGCCCCCGCCGGGCGTCAGAGATCGCCACCGCCTGCGGGGTTGAGACAATTACCGCCCCGGCCATGGGCACCGCCTGGGCCAGGGTGAGCTGGGCGTCGCCTGTGCCGGGGGGCAAATCCACAATCAAATAGTCCAGCTCGCCCCACTCCACCTGGTAGAGAAATTGACGAATAATGCCGTTGAGCATGGGGCCGCGCCAGATCACCGGCTGGTCGCGATCGATCAAAAAGCCCATCGACACCAGCTTGACGCCGTGGTTGAAGGCCGGTTCCAGCACTTCCCCCTGTTTTACCACCACCTGGGCCTCGCTCAGCCCCATCATAATCGGCGCGTTGGGGCCGTAGATGTCGGCGTCGATCAGGCCCACCGCCGAGCCCATTTGGGCCAGGGAAACCGCCAGGTTGACGGCTACGGTGCTCTTGCCCACGCCCCCCTTGCCGCTGGACACCGCAATGATGTTTTTGACGCCGCCAATGCCGGTGCGATCGGGCAGGGCCTTTTGCTGGGGGGTTTCGGCAGTCACCTCGACGTTGACCACCTCAACTCCAGGCAGGGCGCGCACGGCCTTCTGGCAGTCTTCGACAATGAACTCCCGCAGGGGACAGGCGGGGGTAGTCAGCACCAGGGTGAAGCTGACGGTGCCGTCTGCGATCGCCACGTTGCGAATCATATTGAGATCCACCAGGCTCTTTTGCAGCTCTGGGTCTTGCACCGGGCGCAGCACGTCTAGTACAGAAGCTTCGGAGAGGGTTAGGCTCATGGAGTTGAGGGAGGTGGGCCAGCGAGTAAGGGACGACATCTATAAGCTAGACGGATTTAAACCACCAACGCTTGGGGACAATTGTTGGTAATCCGTAGGGTGGGCATTGCCCACCGCTGCTCATCTCGTAGGCCACGAGATTGAACAAACCATCCCCTATCTTAAGCTGCCCTGTCCCCCCTTGAGCACAAGTGCCTAGGGTAAGTGGTGATTAAGGGGCGCTTAAAGGGCGCTACCACACCTGAAAGCGGGAGTTTGGCCCCTCGAGCAGATCGGGGTGCTCGGCGGCTTCGGCCAGGGCCGAGGCCACCTTGGCGGCGTAGGGGCGCAGCAGCGACCAGGCCAGCGGCGACAGCCAGCCCCGCAGGGTCACCGAGTAGGAAATTTGGGTGCCCCGCACCGTGGACTTGAGGTGGTAGGTGACGCGCTCTTCGAGACCGGGGATGGGCAGCACCCGCACGCTGATTAGCTCGTGGGGCTGCACCCGTTCCACAAAAATCTTGACGGGGATGGGGCAAATTTTGGTGAACGCCCGATAGATTAGCCCCGGCTTTGGCTTGAGGCCCTGGGGCGCGTTGGTGCTGGTCAGCAGCGGATGCCAGGAGACATCGGCCAGGTTCATGATGGTCTGCCAGAGGGTATCGACCGAGGCGGTGCTCACCGCCAGGTACGACTTCTCGAGCTGCTGCTGCACCTGTACCCAGCGGTGAATCAGGTGCAGGAGGGTCAAAAAGGGGCGGGGAAACCGCTCGACGCTAAACACGGCAACACCCTCCATCGCTAGCCAGCCGGGACGGGGCCGGAAGACTGGGGCAGGTTGGGGTTGTTGACGGGACAATCATGGTGTTATGCGGCTCAAAATCGCTGGGCTAGGCCGAGCTGTCGTTACAAGACGTTGCGTTTCTAAACATTTCTCTCAACCTGCTAGATGAGGTTGGTGTTGGGTCGGGTTTCACGGTAGCGTGAGAAAACTGGGTACCGTGAATGGTGTTGCCTCGGGTGCGACTGCCCCCCAGGGTCAGCTGTTCAAGGCTGCCATCGGGCAAAATGCAGACGGTGGCGGAGAAAAATGGATCCGCTAATCTGGTATAGGCCATTCCACAGTGTGACATATTCGACCCGGTGCCGACATAACATATTGTTTTCTCCACGCCCATGACCACCACCCCTATTTCTAAGCCCGCTGCCGCTCCCACTGCGCCTCCGGCAGATTCTCGCGATCGCGTCAGCGCCATGCTGAAGCAGCTGCAAGACAGCATTTGTCAAAAACTAGAGGCCCTCGACGGCGGGGCTCAGTTTCAGCAAGACGCCTGGGAGCGGCCCGAGGGCGGCGGCGGGCGATCGCGCGTGATCAAGCAGGGCAATATCTTCGAGCAGGGCGGCGTGAACTTTTCTGAAGTGTGGGGCGACCACCTGCCGCCCTCGATCTTGGTGCAGCGGCCCGAGGCGGCGGGCCACCGCTTCTACGCCACCGGCACCTCTATGGTGCTGCACCCCCGCAACCCCTTCGTGCCCACGGTGCACCTCAACTACCGCTACTTTGAGGCGGGGCCGGTGTGGTGGTTTGGCGGCGGCATCGACCTCACCCCCTACTACCCCTTCGACGAAGATGTGGTGCACTTTCACCAGACGCTAAGGGCCACCTGCGATCGCCACAATCCCGAGTACTACCGGGTCTTTAAGCCCTGGTGCGACGAGTACTTCTACCTCAAGCACCGGGGCGAAACCCGCGGCGTGGGCGGCATTTTCTTTGACTACCAGGACGGCCAGGGCCTGCTCTACCGGGGCCCCGACGGCGGTAAAGCCGCCGACCAGACCAGCCAGGGCATCGGCGAACTGCCCCCCCGCAGCTGGGATGATCTGTTCAACTTTGCCCGCGACTGCGGCAATGCCTTCCTGCCCGCCTACGTCCCCATTGTGGAGCGTCGCCACAGCACCGACTACAGCGAGCACCAGCGGCAGTTCCAGCTCTATCGCCGGGGCCGCTACGTGGAGTTCAACCTGGTGTACGACCGGGGCACGATCTTTGGCCTGCAAACCAACGGCCGCACCGAGTCGATTTTGATGTCGCTGCCGCCCCTGGTGCGCTGGGAGTACGGCTACAGCCCCGCCCCCGAGAGCCCTGAGGCGCGGCTGTACGAAGTGTTTCTCAAGCCCCAGGACTGGGTTAACTGGACGGGTAGCTCCGCCGCCTAACCCCTGTATGCCCCGCCAGATGGGGCCTTTGACCTAGAGCCCTGGACTGTCTGACGTAGATAGCCCAGGGCTCTAGTCTGTTTAACTTTCTTAAAAAACCCCGGAATCCACATAAATTAAAGGTTTTGGCGATCCACTTTTCTGGGGTTGCCCTTAGAATGGGGCAGTGAAATTCTGGATTGACGGGGGTTTCAGCCATTTTGACTGCCGGGGCCGTTGTACGCGCTCTGGGGCTATCGTCAGATTGCGCTGCTATCCCAGTGTTCTTTGCCCATAGGAGACAGTTATGAACAAAGCTGAACTCGTTGATAAGGTGGCTGAGAAAGCCTCTGCCGGCGACAAGTCTATGACCAAAAAAGACGTGGACTCGGTGATTACGGCCACCATCGACGCCATCATGGAAGCCGTTGCCACAGGCGAAAAAGTCACCCTGGTAGGGTTTGGCTCCTTTGAGCGCCGTGAGCGCAAAGAGCGGGAGGGGCGCAACCCCAAAACTGGCGATACCATGGTGATTCCGGCCACCAAGGTGCCCGCCTTTTCCGCTGGCAAACTGTTCAAAGAAAAGGTGGCCAAGTAACCACCCGTTGATGTCCTCACCGCCTGCTCCCACAGCTTCCATTCGACCCGTTCACGGGGGAAACCTGGCCTGGGCTGCTGCTGTCGCCAACTGTTCCCCCGATTCTCTTCTAGACTTTTCGGCCAGCATCAACCCCTTGGGGCCGCCCGAGTCGGTAACTCAGGCCATAGCCGAGGCCCTGGGGCAGCTGCGCCACTACCCTGACCCCGACTACACCGCCCTGCGCCAGGCTCTGGCCAACTACCACCGGCTGCCCGTCGACTGGGTTCTGCCCGGCAACGGCGCGGCGGAACTGCTGACCTGGGCTGCCCGCGACCTGGCCGAGGGGGCTGGCCCCGTCGGTTGTCACCTGCTGACGCCCGCCTTTGGCGACTATGGCCGCGCCCTGGAGAGCTTCGGAGTGCCGGTCAACCCATGGCCGCTGTCGCTGCAAGCGACGGGCTCCCCCTCAGCTCCCATGCCCTGGCCTGACAGTTCGGTAGCAGGGGTTTTGATCAACAACCCCCACAACCCCACCGGTCGCCTGTTCAGCGCAGATAGCCTCCAGCCCCTGCTCAAAGGCGCTGCCACGGTGATTGTGGATGAAGCCTTTATGGATTTTTTGCCGCCGGATCGGCAGCAGTCGCTAATTGGCGACCTCGATCGCCACCCAAATCTGGTGGTGCTCAGGTCGCTGACTAAGTTCTACACCCTGCCGGGGCTGCGCATTGGCTACGCCCTGGGCCACCCCGATCGACTGCGCCGCTGGCAGCGCTGGCGCGACCCCTGGCCGGTGAATGCCCTGGCGGCGGCAGCGGCGATCGCGGCAGTGCAAGATACAGCCTTTCAGCGGCGCACCTGGGCCTGGTTGGGTTCGACCCAGGCCACCCTCTTCGATGGATTGCGGGCCATCCCTGGCCTGGGGCCCCTGGCCGGGGCGGCCAATTTTTTGCTGGTTCACACCACGGTTGCGGCCCCGGAACTGCAAGAGGCACTGCTGCGCGATCACCGGGTGCTGATTCGCGACTGCCTGAGCTTTCCCGAGCTGGGGCCAGGCTACTTTCGGGTGGCGGTGCGCACCGCTGCTGAAAATGAGCGTTTGCTAACAGCCCTGGGGCAGGCTATGGCAGTATGATGCCGACAGCCTGCGGGGGCTGCCAGCGCCTTTGCGGTACCCTAAATATCCCCCCTCGACGCTGGCCCTCCGCGCAAATTTCCCCTAGGCATTCCTTCTTTCTACCTCTGCCCATGGCCGCCGTTGCTCCGCCCCTGCTGCACCCCACCCCACCACCGGAACTCCGGGTGGTAAATATGACTAAGCGGTTTGGCAGCCTGGTGGCCCTCGACAATGTCACCCTCACCCTCAAGCCCGGCACCTGCCACGGCCTGCTGGGGGAAAATGGGGCCGGTAAGAGCACCCTGGTGAAGTGCATCATGGGCTTTTACGCGCCCACCGCCGGGCAAATTTTGGTGAACGACCAAATCTACCCGATCAAAAGCCCCAAGGATGCCCACGGCTGCGGCATTGGCATGGTGTACCAGCATTTCACCTCGGTGCCCGCCATGACCGTGGCTGAGAACCTGGTGCTCAGCCGCTACGATCGCGCCCAGGTGATCAACTGGCAGCGGGAATACGCTGCCCTGCGCACCTTTATGGCGCGATCGCCCTTTCAGGTTGACCTCGATGCGCCCGTCGGGCAGCTGGCAGCCGGGCAAAAGCAAAAACTCGAAATTCTCAAGCAGCTCTACCTGCAAAGCCGCATTCTGATTCTCGACGAGCCCACCTCGGTGCTCACCCCCGACGAGGCCGACGAGGTGCTGGGGCTGCTGCGCCAGGAGGTAAAGGCGGGCCACCTCAGCGTGCTGCTGATCACCCACAAGTTTCGCGAGGTGCTGGCCTTTACCGACGAGGTGACCGTGCTGCGCAAGGGCCAGCTGGCGGGCCACGGTGCCGTGGCCGACCTGACCGTAGCCGATATGGCCCGGATGATGCTGGGGGCCGAGCGGGTCACCAAGACCGTCGATAAAGCTCCCATCGCAGAGCGGCATCCGGTGCTGACGGTGCACGGGCTGGAGGCCCTTAAAGACAACGGCCTGCCCGCCTTCGGCCCCCTCGATCTGACGGTGCACAGCGGCGAGATTGTCGGTATTGCCGGGGTCTCGGGCAACGGCCAGCGGGAGCTGGTGGAGGTGCTGGCGGGGCAGCGATCGCCCACCCACGGCCACATTGAGGTCAACGGCGACCCCTACCGGGCCACCCGGACGGAAATGGTTAGCCACGGCGTCTGCACCCTGCCCGAGGAGCCCCTGCGCAACGCCTGCGTACCCGGCATGACCGTGGCCGAAAACATGGCCCTGCGCACCTTCGATCGCCCCCCCCAGGCCCGTGGTCGCCTGTGGCTCATGCTCAGGGCTATCCGCGAGGCGGCGCAGGGGCTGATCGCGGCCTTTGCCGTCAAGACCCCCTCCCCCGATACCCCCATACAAAACCTGTCCGGGGGCAACGTGCAGCGGGCGGTGCTGGCGCGGGAGCTGTCCTCCCCCGATATCCAGCTGCTGATGGCGGCCAACCCCTGCTTTGGCCTCGATTTTCAGGCCGTAGACCAGATCCACAACGCCCTGGTGGAGGCCCGCAACCGGGGGGTAGCGGTGCTGCTGGTGAGCGAAGATCTCGATGAACTGCTGGCCCTGGGCGATCGCATTCTGGTGATCAGCGACGGGCAGTTTGTCTACGAGAGCCCCATCGATCGGGCCAACGTTGCCGACATTGGCCACAGGATGGCTGGGCACTAGCCATTTGGGGGGTTTCCCCCCTCGTGGGGCCGGTCTTTCAGTGGGTAAACTACAGATCTAGCTTGTATAGCCATGGTCAACTGGGTTAAGACATTCAGCAATCTCAGGAACGTTCAAATGTTTGAACGTTCCTGGGGAAATTGTCCTAACTAGACTGGCCACAGCTGTATATGCTTTGTTTTGGATACCGTACCGACACAGGCGAGTCAGACCATGGGTGAACCATTAACGCAGCAAATTCCGGGCATTGTCGATGCCGACTGCCTGTCTCTAGTGCGCGAGTATTGCCGACTGGCAGCCCAGCCCAGCCTCAGCGACGGCGAAGGCCAGCGCCTGGAGGAGCTGCTGGCCCTGGCCGAAGCCGATGGCCGTCTCGACTTTTGGATCAACGAAGCCGACCATTTTATTGACCACGCCATTGGCCTGGGCAGCGCCACGCGGGTCTACGCCTCGGTGAACGAAAACCTCAAGGCGCGGTTGCGCGAACTGCTCGACCTCACCCACAGCACCCACCCCGGCGACAAAGCCCTGGAGCTGCTCGAAGAGCTGGACGAAAGTCTTGCCGAGGGCGCGCGCCAGGTGCAGCAGCAGCTGGCCAAGCACGGCTACGACCCCGGCCCCGTAGACGGGGTAGCGGGGCCTAAAACCCAGCGCGCCCTGCGGGACTTTCAGCAATCTCAGGATGGCCGCTGAGGTTACAACCTCTACCCCCTTGGCCGGGGGCGGGCCTCCCAGGGGGCGATCTCCAAATTCGCCTGGGGCAACCCCGCTGCAGCATAGCGACTCCGTGGAGACACCATGGCAGAATCTTCCCCAGCAACCACCGCATCGGCGGCGATCGATCTAGACGCCTACTTTGAGCGCATTGGCTACGCAGGGAACCGCGAGCCTGTCCTAGAAAACCTCCGGGCCATTCACCAGGCCCACACTCGAACCATCGCGTTTGAAAACCTCAGCTCATTTTTTCAGCAGCCGGTGCCCTTAGACTTAGAACGCCTACAGCAGAAGCTGGTGCATGGGCAGCGGGGCGGCTACTGTTTTGAGCAAAATCTGCTGCTGCGCTCGGTGCTCGACGCCCTGGGCTTTAAGGTCACCAACCTGGCCGCCCGCGTGCGATGGAATCTGCCGGAAGACACCGTCACGCCCCGCAGCCACATGCTGCTGAAAGTGGATATTGACGACACTCCCTACATTGCCGACGTGGGCTTTGGCGGCCTGACCATGACGGAACCGCTGGAGCTACTGCCCAATATGCCGCAGATCACCTCCCACGAACCCTACCGACTGTCGGTGGTGGGACAGACCTACTGCCTAGAAGCCCAGCTCAACCAGGGGTGGAAACCGCTGTACTGCTTTGATCTACAAGAGCA encodes the following:
- the cobD gene encoding threonine-phosphate decarboxylase CobD, with product MSSPPAPTASIRPVHGGNLAWAAAVANCSPDSLLDFSASINPLGPPESVTQAIAEALGQLRHYPDPDYTALRQALANYHRLPVDWVLPGNGAAELLTWAARDLAEGAGPVGCHLLTPAFGDYGRALESFGVPVNPWPLSLQATGSPSAPMPWPDSSVAGVLINNPHNPTGRLFSADSLQPLLKGAATVIVDEAFMDFLPPDRQQSLIGDLDRHPNLVVLRSLTKFYTLPGLRIGYALGHPDRLRRWQRWRDPWPVNALAAAAAIAAVQDTAFQRRTWAWLGSTQATLFDGLRAIPGLGPLAGAANFLLVHTTVAAPELQEALLRDHRVLIRDCLSFPELGPGYFRVAVRTAAENERLLTALGQAMAV
- a CDS encoding type II toxin-antitoxin system Phd/YefM family antitoxin, whose protein sequence is MQQVDISVAQTQITELLQSALRGEEIIITRDNHPILKLIQVSSQPKRRQRGSAKGQIWMAADFDEPLEDFKEYTE
- the rodA gene encoding rod shape-determining protein RodA — its product is MFLTDAQKQWRSLAVGWQGVDWVLFGLPVALTIFGAVVIYSTQQNTDTVAYGLNHAILGAIGLVLALWIARTRYENLLNWQWIIYAVINLLLLAVIFIGTVGLGAQRWISIGGFHVQPSEFAKIGMIVTLAAMLSRRDASTLWGVLTAVGVTVVPWVLVFIQPDLGTSLVFGVITLAMLYWANCNPGWLVLFVSPLVAAILFHLLLPGWLVWSIAMGLIAWFTLPWRWFCTVLATAVNLVSGKLGDVMWSLLEDYQKDRLILFLDPDKDPLGGGYHLIQSRIAIGAGKLWGQGLGQGTQTQLSFIPEQHTDFIFSAIGEEWGFVGSMVVIAVYWLICFRLVIIAQNAKDDFGSLLVIGVLAMIMFQVVINIGMTMGLAPITGIPLPWLSYGRSALLTNFIALGMVESVANFRHRLKFTD
- a CDS encoding type II toxin-antitoxin system VapC family toxin; its protein translation is MRILLDTHTFLWFVNDSPELSTNAAELLESDVDLLLSTASLWEIAIKVNLKKLSLPDDYERFIPQQIALNDIEVLPIAINHLNVVAKLPLHHRDPFDRLLIAQAMQEGIQVVSADTKFDAYSVERKW
- the hemF gene encoding oxygen-dependent coproporphyrinogen oxidase — translated: MTTTPISKPAAAPTAPPADSRDRVSAMLKQLQDSICQKLEALDGGAQFQQDAWERPEGGGGRSRVIKQGNIFEQGGVNFSEVWGDHLPPSILVQRPEAAGHRFYATGTSMVLHPRNPFVPTVHLNYRYFEAGPVWWFGGGIDLTPYYPFDEDVVHFHQTLRATCDRHNPEYYRVFKPWCDEYFYLKHRGETRGVGGIFFDYQDGQGLLYRGPDGGKAADQTSQGIGELPPRSWDDLFNFARDCGNAFLPAYVPIVERRHSTDYSEHQRQFQLYRRGRYVEFNLVYDRGTIFGLQTNGRTESILMSLPPLVRWEYGYSPAPESPEARLYEVFLKPQDWVNWTGSSAA
- a CDS encoding SRPBCC family protein, which encodes MEGVAVFSVERFPRPFLTLLHLIHRWVQVQQQLEKSYLAVSTASVDTLWQTIMNLADVSWHPLLTSTNAPQGLKPKPGLIYRAFTKICPIPVKIFVERVQPHELISVRVLPIPGLEERVTYHLKSTVRGTQISYSVTLRGWLSPLAWSLLRPYAAKVASALAEAAEHPDLLEGPNSRFQVW
- a CDS encoding HU family DNA-binding protein, with translation MNKAELVDKVAEKASAGDKSMTKKDVDSVITATIDAIMEAVATGEKVTLVGFGSFERRERKEREGRNPKTGDTMVIPATKVPAFSAGKLFKEKVAK
- a CDS encoding peptidoglycan-binding protein; amino-acid sequence: MGEPLTQQIPGIVDADCLSLVREYCRLAAQPSLSDGEGQRLEELLALAEADGRLDFWINEADHFIDHAIGLGSATRVYASVNENLKARLRELLDLTHSTHPGDKALELLEELDESLAEGARQVQQQLAKHGYDPGPVDGVAGPKTQRALRDFQQSQDGR
- a CDS encoding arylamine N-acetyltransferase: MAESSPATTASAAIDLDAYFERIGYAGNREPVLENLRAIHQAHTRTIAFENLSSFFQQPVPLDLERLQQKLVHGQRGGYCFEQNLLLRSVLDALGFKVTNLAARVRWNLPEDTVTPRSHMLLKVDIDDTPYIADVGFGGLTMTEPLELLPNMPQITSHEPYRLSVVGQTYCLEAQLNQGWKPLYCFDLQEQQRCDYEVSNWHVSTHPQSLFVNALIAARPGDGCRYALLNNQLTTRYLDGAVEHRQLTTASDLHGVLAGCFGLRVPASFDLDAALSRFTAA
- a CDS encoding ABC transporter ATP-binding protein; the protein is MAAVAPPLLHPTPPPELRVVNMTKRFGSLVALDNVTLTLKPGTCHGLLGENGAGKSTLVKCIMGFYAPTAGQILVNDQIYPIKSPKDAHGCGIGMVYQHFTSVPAMTVAENLVLSRYDRAQVINWQREYAALRTFMARSPFQVDLDAPVGQLAAGQKQKLEILKQLYLQSRILILDEPTSVLTPDEADEVLGLLRQEVKAGHLSVLLITHKFREVLAFTDEVTVLRKGQLAGHGAVADLTVADMARMMLGAERVTKTVDKAPIAERHPVLTVHGLEALKDNGLPAFGPLDLTVHSGEIVGIAGVSGNGQRELVEVLAGQRSPTHGHIEVNGDPYRATRTEMVSHGVCTLPEEPLRNACVPGMTVAENMALRTFDRPPQARGRLWLMLRAIREAAQGLIAAFAVKTPSPDTPIQNLSGGNVQRAVLARELSSPDIQLLMAANPCFGLDFQAVDQIHNALVEARNRGVAVLLVSEDLDELLALGDRILVISDGQFVYESPIDRANVADIGHRMAGH
- a CDS encoding Mrp/NBP35 family ATP-binding protein codes for the protein MSLTLSEASVLDVLRPVQDPELQKSLVDLNMIRNVAIADGTVSFTLVLTTPACPLREFIVEDCQKAVRALPGVEVVNVEVTAETPQQKALPDRTGIGGVKNIIAVSSGKGGVGKSTVAVNLAVSLAQMGSAVGLIDADIYGPNAPIMMGLSEAQVVVKQGEVLEPAFNHGVKLVSMGFLIDRDQPVIWRGPMLNGIIRQFLYQVEWGELDYLIVDLPPGTGDAQLTLAQAVPMAGAVIVSTPQAVAISDARRGLKMFQQLQVPVLGIVENMSVFIPPDAPEKRYDIFGSGGGELLSSELGLPVLGCIPLEMAVREGGDAGIPMVVQHPDSESAKALRAMAQQVAARVSVAALAS